In a single window of the Acipenser ruthenus chromosome 20, fAciRut3.2 maternal haplotype, whole genome shotgun sequence genome:
- the LOC117425349 gene encoding nuclear transport factor 2: MGDKPIWEQIGSSFVQHYYQLFDTDRTQLGAIYIDASCLTWEGQQFQGKAAIVEKLSSLPFQKIAHSITAQDHQPTPDSCILSMVVGQLKADDDPIMGFHQMFLLKNINDAWVCTNDMFRLALHNFG; the protein is encoded by the exons ATGGGTGACAAGCCGATCTGGGAGCAGATAGGATCCAGCTTTGTGCAGCATTACTACCAATTGTTTGACACAGACAGGACTCAACTAGGAGCAATATAT aTTGACGCATCATGCCTTACTTGGGAAGGACAGCAATTCCAAGGAAAAGCAGCTATTGTGGAGAAACTCTCT AGCCTTCCCTTTCAGAAGATTGCACACAGCATAACCGCACAAGACCACCAACCCACACCAGACAGCTGTATATTGAGTATGGTAGTAGGACAACTTAAA GCTGATGATGACCCCATCATGGGATTCCACCAGATGTTCCTCCTGAAGAACATCAACGATGCCTGGGTGTGCACCAACGATATGTTCCGGCTTGCACTGCACAACTTCGGCTAA
- the LOC117425507 gene encoding THAP domain-containing protein 11-like, whose product MPGFTCCVPGCYSNSHRDRELRFYTFPKDPVQRDIWLKNISRTGVSGCFSTFQPTTGHRVCSIHFPGGRKTYSIRVPTLFPLRGINEKRGRRGRNKKVSAHAAAAATVVSTPAGAATVAATVDVTASYAPSCSLLIAVKHEDTGIGANEQGVNDQSAQTDRKRGPDETKPVDLTVQQEALGFCEPVAASTSEGVQAAPGGDLSYPTTSTLTAAPIVVYNGKETFDHSYSLTSGTTSTELLKKLNEQRDIIALMEVKMKEMKSTIRQLRITEAKLREEVRDRDRIMSMAVLRKKHGV is encoded by the coding sequence ATGCCTGGCTTCACCTGCTGCGTCCCCGGCTGCTACAGCAACTCCCACCGGGACCGCGAACTGCGCTTCTACACCTTTCCAAAGGATCCCGTGCAGAGAGATATCTGGCTGAAGAACATCTCCCGGACCGGGGTGAGCGGCTGCTTCAGCACCTTCCAGCCCACCACCGGCCACCGGGTCTGCAGCATCCACTTCCCCGGGGGCAGGAAGACCTACAGCATTCGGGTGCCGACCCTGTTCCCGCTACGCGGCATAAACGAGAAAAGGGGCAGGCGAGGAAGGAACAAAAAAGTGTCTGCCCATGCCGCCGCCGCAGCTACTGTTGTATCCACTCCTGCAGGCGCTGCTACTGTTGCTGCCACGGTCGACGTGACAGCATCGTACGCACCCTCTTGCAGCCTCCTCATCGCAGTGAAACACGAAGACACCGGCATCGGTGCCAACGAGCAGGGGGTGAATGACCAAAGCGCTCAGACCGATCGCAAGAGGGGACCCGACGAGACAAAGCCCGTTGACCTGACGGTGCAACAAGAAGCCCTCGGCTTCTGCGAGCCAGTGGCAGCGTCCACCTCGGAGGGGGTTCAAGCAGCCCCAGGGGGCGACCTATCATACCCTACAACCTCCACCCTGACCGCCGCTCCGATTGTGGTGTACAATGGTAAGGAGACGTTTGATCACTCGTACTCGCTGACGTCCGGAACCACCTCCACGGAGCTGCTGAAGAAACTGAACGAGCAGCGGGATATCATCGCCCTGATGGAGGTCAAGATGAAGGAGATGAAGTCGACCATCCGACAGCTCAGGATAACAGAGGCGAAGCTGAGGGAAGAGGTGAGGGACAGAGACAGGATCATGTCTATGGCTGTGTTAAGGAAGAAGCACGGCGTGTAA
- the cenpt gene encoding uncharacterized protein DDB_G0290301 — protein sequence MSSPDEDVSVRTLLKAVMRTEPNQTPVRATRRESKLESGHAKRRSARLLRHDIGLMSPSIALRSKQKQKILQSVIKSPHPVRTKRTSKVNKPLICPGVLGNQEEQDEFTPRGLLRRIILTQPDNSLVIPNRPVRDDDHDQASSPGASRPSTETFNVDLPDLSTGNITAFVKGISRKRPKKKISTTVFEKDLEATPLQVAENQQQEPTENISALSAGTASFSSFNLSLKTPVEEDPKNHGLRRRAPKRKAINIEDFEEGVQNYLHKKMAGLEKSCVDPQKVLCETPGMEKFTLGLSAALPPDLTEIAFNNTELFEPPFYKSPNLAGRNTPAMHTASLHSIKGADSIEEEEEEEEEEEEEEEEEEEEGVRRPSEVGMELDREVEEEDEKGVRQPSEVRMEREEEEGEGVRQPSEIEMETEVEGEGVRQPSEIGMKMVEEEGDEKVDVADGDEEGEEKVDDIHKDENQTKEQEEEEQEEVIDDSEDEEVAEEREVGEEEERESVLDEPENMETEHTERRATRSQTEVKEMGVDSMYGGKEYSGSFTGDGGDLGKEFESPAASSQIDRQPESAVHIFQHAEQRSASQAGGPTYSVNDPTNTISLNQTPFTPGVEPSTPFAAEASERGRANAPETPRESERLSSPTSGGASAQETPQTSAGGALGAEEEEEEDEDDDEEALASDGAESVELSLKTPAFLRTKKSVETPASSLSTPRFLKGKAASKSLPSAEKAKKPQQKRNKVGKADKAPGLPKSLVNSVFSHFAKTTVSRDTYPILQQCMDKYFDRLSDDLEAYASHAKRKTIELADVELLLKRQGFVSDKMPLKVLIERHLPMEYRKLLIPVATSGNRVIPKM from the exons ATGAGTTCCCCAGACGAAGATGTCAGCGTGCGCACCTTGCTCAAAGCTGTGATGCGTACAGAGCCCAATCAGACTCCAGTGCGGGCAACGCGCAG AGAATCAAAGTTGGAGAGTGGCCATGCTAAAAGGAGGAGTGCAAGACTGCTGAGACATGACATTGGACTCATGTCTCCCTCGATTGCCCTCCGcagtaaacagaaacaaaagatacTACAG AGTGTGATCAAATCTCCACACCCTGTCAGGACTAAAAGGACTTCGAAGGTGAACAAACCATTGATCTGCCCCGGCGTGCTGGGAAACCAAGAGGAGCAGGATGAATTTACACCAAGAGGTCTTCTCCGAAGGATCATTCTAACAC AACCTGACAATTCGCTGGTGATTCCTAACAGACCTGTGAGGGATGATGACCATGATCAGGCATCCAGTCCAGGAGCTTCCAGGCCCAG CACTGAGACTTTTAATGTCGATCTACCTGATCTGTCCACCGGTAATATTACTGCATTTGTCAAAGGAATCAGCAGAAAAAGACCCAAGAAAAAAATCAGCACCACTGTGTTTGAAAAAGACTTGGAAGCGACGCCACTGCAGGTAGCAG aaaatcAGCAGCAAGAGCCAACTGAGAACATCTCAGCTTTGTCTGCAGGCACTGCTTCATTCAG TTCCTTCAACCTGTCTCTCAAAACTCCAGTCGAGGAAGACCCCAAAAACCACGGACTGCGGCGGAGGGCCCCCAAACGCAAAGCCATCAACATCGAGGATTTTGAAGAAGGGGTGCAAAATTATTTACACAAGAAAA TGGCAGGTCTGGAAAAAAGTTGCGTGGACCCCCAGAAAGTGCTCTGCGAGACGCCTGGCATGGAGAAATTCACTCTGGGTCTCAGTGCTGCCCTGCCCCCGGATCTGACGGAGATCGCTTTCAACAACACTGAACTCTTTGAACCGCCTTTCTACAAGTCCCCTAACCTTGCTGGACGGAATACCCCTGCAATGCACACGGCCTCCCTGCATTCAATCAAAGGCGCTGATAgtatagaggaggaggaggaggaggaggaggaggaggaggaggaggaggaggaggaggaggaggaaggggtgAGGCGGCCATCTGAAGTTGGCATGGAGCTGGACAGAGAAGTGGAGGAGGAAGATGAAAAAGGGGTGAGGCAGCCATCTGAGGTCAggatggagagagaggaggaggagggagaagggGTGAGGCAACCATCTGAGATCGAGATGGAGACAGAAGTGGAGGGAGAAGGGGTGAGGCAACCATCTGAGATTGGGATGAAGATGGTGGAGGAAGAGGGGGATGAGAAAGTAGATGTTGCAGATGGGGATGAAGAGGGAGAAGAGAAGGTAGATGATATACATAAAGATGAGAACCAGACCAAAGAAcaagaggaggaggagcaggaggaggtaATAGATGATAGCGAGGATGAAGAGgtagcagaggagagagaagtTGGGGAAGAGGAAGAAAGAGAATCGGTCCTGGATGAACCTGAAAACATGGAAACGGAGCACACAGAGAGGAGAGCCACTCGTTCACAGACTGAAGTGAAGGAAATGGGTGTTGACTCGATGTACGGAGGAAAAGAATACAGTGGCAGCTTCACTGGGGACGGGGGAGATCTGGGTAAAG AATTTGAGAGCCCTGCAGCTTCTAGTCAGATTGACAGGCAGCCTGAATCTGCAGTTCACATATTCCAGCATGCTGAGCAGAGGAGTGCAAGCCAGGCTGGGGGTCCCACGTATTCAGTGAACGATCCCACCAATACCATTTCATTGAACCAGACGCCGTTTACCCCTGGTGTGGAACCAAGCACACCGTTTGCAGCTGAGGCATCTGAGCGTGGAAGAGCAAATGCTCCAGAGACACCTCGCGAATCTGAGAGGCTGAGTAGCCCAACCTCAGGAGGGGCCTCTGCCCAAGAGACCCCACAAACATCTGCTGGAGGGGCCTTGGgggctgaggaggaggaggaggaggacgaagatgatgatgaagaagcGTTAGCGAGCGATGGAGCGGAGAGCGTAG AGCTCTCTTTGAAAACGCCAGCTTTCCTGCGCACCAAGAAATCTGTTGAAACACCTGCTTCCAGCCTGTCCACACCTCGTTTTCTCAAGGGAAAAGCTGCAAG TAAGTCTCTGCCGTCGGCTGAGAAGGCGAAGAAGCCCCAGCAGAAAAGAAATAAAGTGGGGAAAGCAGACAAGGCGCCTGGGCTGCCGAAAAGCTTAGTCAATTCTGTCTTCTCACACTTTGCCAAGACGACGGTGTCCCGAGACACCTACCCCATTCTGCAGCAGTG TATGGACAAATATTTTGACCGTCTCTCTGATGACCTGGAGGCATACGCCAGCCATGCTAAAAGAAAGACCATCGAATTGGCTGATGTGGAGCTTCTCCTTAAGAG